In Castanea sativa cultivar Marrone di Chiusa Pesio chromosome 6, ASM4071231v1, a single window of DNA contains:
- the LOC142638510 gene encoding trihelix transcription factor ENAP2, giving the protein MESPSPSPSRPSTQTPAAALREDCWSEDATHTLIEAWGDRYLDLNRGNLRQRHWQEVAAAVNARHATSASSKSFRSDIQCKNRIDTLKKKYKIEKAKATAACVSAWPFFASLDSLLGSSFPKPSTAAPRRNTPPWNLSTPIPVGPRTHKRPAPSPAVDSSFRRNFTAAAEGGDGSDSPSKEEKEVEKIGYRELAQAIERFGEIYERVEGAKQKQMMELEKQRMQFTKDLECHRMQLLLETQVQLQKIKRARRQCQNGYS; this is encoded by the coding sequence ATGGAGTCGCCGTCGCCGTCGCCGTCAAGGCCGTCAACACAGACGCCAGCGGCGGCGCTACGCGAGGACTGTTGGAGTGAGGACGCGACCCACACACTGATCGAAGCGTGGGGTGACCGTTACTTGGACCTCAACCGCGGCAACCTCCGCCAACGCCACTGGCAGGAAGTCGCCGCCGCCGTCAACGCCCGCCACGCCACCTCCGCCTCCTCCAAGTCATTCCGCTCCGATATCCAGTGTAAAAACCGCATCGACACCCTCAAAAAGAAGTACAAGATCGAAAAAGCCAAAGCCACCGCCGCCTGCGTCAGCGCCTGGCCTTTCTTTGCCTCTCTCGACTCCCTCCTCGGCTCCTCCTTCCCCAAACCCTCCACCGCCGCCCCCCGCCGCAACACTCCTCCGTGGAACCTCTCGACTCCGATACCCGTCGGCCCCCGCACTCATAAACGTCCGGCACCATCACCGGCCGTAGATTCCTCCTTCCGGCGAAACTTCACGGCGGCGGCAGAAGGCGGTGACGGGTCTGACAGCCCGagcaaagaagagaaagaggtAGAAAAAATAGGGTACAGGGAATTGGCGCAGGCGATAGAGAGGTTTGGAGAGATATACGAGAGAGTAGAAGGTGCTAAGCAGAAGCAGATGATGGAGTTGGAGAAACAGAGGATGCAATTCACTAAGGATTTGGAGTGTCACAGAATGCAACTCTTGTTGGAAACACAAGTTCAGCTTCAGAAGATTAAGCGTGCCAGGCGTCAATGTCAAA